One region of Bacillus zhangzhouensis genomic DNA includes:
- a CDS encoding poly-gamma-glutamate hydrolase family protein yields the protein MKKFFALLLLLAIGWGVYYTMQAQEHDEPVSSGGEDESGSNDIYRNFKELEENESTSSYNITANPVPGSRLLVMSPHGGRIEGGVSEIVHFFDNDFSTYLFEGLRENASELHITSTNFDEPIGVAQAKAHDYILAVHGYKGEEGIEHTLVGGTDYDRAEKIVNSLERNGFSAELAITHTALSGTSDHSINNLTKTGQSVQLEISRSQREALFDSFDFQRRSSTKNETFYRYVRAIRAVLDEEYT from the coding sequence ATGAAGAAGTTTTTTGCTTTGCTTCTCCTGCTTGCGATCGGATGGGGCGTTTATTATACTATGCAAGCACAGGAACATGATGAGCCAGTATCATCAGGTGGAGAAGACGAAAGCGGTTCAAATGATATTTATCGAAATTTTAAAGAACTGGAAGAAAACGAATCAACAAGCAGTTACAATATTACAGCCAATCCAGTGCCTGGCAGCCGCCTTCTTGTGATGTCACCTCATGGCGGGAGGATCGAAGGCGGCGTGAGCGAGATCGTCCATTTTTTTGACAACGATTTTTCGACGTATTTATTTGAAGGTCTAAGAGAGAATGCATCAGAACTTCATATTACAAGTACAAACTTTGATGAGCCAATCGGCGTCGCGCAGGCAAAAGCACATGATTACATCTTAGCAGTGCATGGATACAAAGGCGAGGAAGGAATTGAACATACTCTCGTCGGCGGAACTGATTACGACCGTGCAGAGAAAATTGTCAACTCATTAGAGCGGAACGGGTTTTCTGCTGAACTCGCTATCACACACACAGCCTTGAGTGGGACAAGCGATCATAGTATCAACAATCTTACAAAAACAGGACAAAGTGTGCAGCTTGAGATTAGTAGAAGTCAGCGTGAAGCTTTATTTGACAGTTTCGATTTTCAGAGGCGGTCGAGTACAAAAAACGAGACGTTCTATCGTTATGTCAGGGCGATTCGGGCAGTGCTGGATGAAGAGTATACATAA
- a CDS encoding OsmC family protein has product MARHHFHLQASWPGLRNDVGTIACEQLKTKISIPKEMDGPGIGTNPDEMLLGAAATCYIITLAAMMERSQLEKEDLSMSSEAIVDVTNGVFTYEEIIHRPVITLKESASAHDIKLARKLAHKAESSCMISRAVQGNVNISLEETIQVGC; this is encoded by the coding sequence ATGGCGCGTCATCATTTTCATCTTCAGGCAAGCTGGCCTGGTCTGCGTAACGATGTGGGTACAATTGCATGTGAACAATTAAAAACAAAGATTTCGATTCCAAAGGAAATGGACGGTCCAGGTATTGGAACCAATCCAGATGAGATGCTCTTAGGTGCAGCGGCTACATGTTATATCATTACACTTGCAGCCATGATGGAGCGGAGTCAATTAGAGAAAGAGGATTTATCGATGAGCTCTGAAGCTATCGTAGATGTGACAAATGGTGTGTTTACTTATGAGGAAATCATACATCGACCTGTCATTACCCTCAAAGAGTCCGCTTCCGCACATGATATTAAGCTGGCCCGAAAGCTTGCGCATAAAGCCGAAAGCTCATGTATGATTTCAAGAGCTGTTCAGGGTAATGTGAACATTTCCTTAGAAGAAACCATTCAAGTGGGCTGTTAA
- a CDS encoding spore coat protein: protein MNYFDAPPFIQEDMRRPFGFGFGRPGFGFGRPGFFGPPFLGGFAGGLLAGSLIAPGFGYGYPYPPPYVPFGPFPYY, encoded by the coding sequence ATGAATTATTTTGACGCACCTCCGTTTATTCAAGAAGACATGAGAAGACCTTTTGGTTTCGGATTTGGCCGCCCGGGTTTTGGGTTTGGGAGACCTGGATTCTTTGGACCTCCATTTTTAGGTGGTTTTGCTGGTGGGCTGCTTGCTGGATCTTTGATTGCGCCAGGATTTGGCTATGGATACCCTTATCCGCCGCCATACGTGCCATTTGGACCTTTCCCTTATTATTAA
- a CDS encoding YmaF family protein — MGLYPSNWAKCPPHAHAYKARTDVTEGHYHLIEGISQPVNGSNTDRHTHFYRGITSFERGHFHRYYGITGPAIPRVDGTHYHEIEEVTYPAYLGSVPIQYGGVVYSPDERPTHKHRLKGKTYEVVGNEPLGW; from the coding sequence ATGGGCCTGTATCCATCTAATTGGGCAAAGTGTCCGCCGCATGCTCATGCATATAAAGCCCGTACGGATGTAACAGAGGGGCATTATCATTTAATAGAAGGTATTTCTCAGCCTGTGAATGGAAGCAATACCGACCGGCATACTCATTTTTATCGGGGGATCACCTCCTTTGAAAGAGGGCATTTCCACAGGTACTACGGTATCACAGGGCCTGCAATACCTAGAGTGGATGGAACACATTATCACGAGATTGAGGAAGTCACTTATCCTGCCTATCTCGGTTCCGTTCCCATCCAATATGGAGGTGTCGTCTATAGTCCAGATGAGAGGCCAACACATAAGCATCGTTTAAAAGGAAAAACATATGAAGTGGTTGGAAATGAACCGCTTGGCTGGTGA
- the miaA gene encoding tRNA (adenosine(37)-N6)-dimethylallyltransferase MiaA: MNKAKQPVIVLVGPTAVGKTKLSIDIAKAFNGEIISGDSMQIYKGMDIGTAKITPREMNGIPHHLIDIKQPDESFSAAEFQQLVRSKIKEIAARGKTPMIVGGTGLYIQSVLYDYTFTDEKSDPAFREEMALFEQQHGTLLLHEKLKAVDPDAANAIHPNNVRRVIRALEVIHTTGQKMSEMQNGHQEVPLYDTAFIGLKMDRELLYERIHQRIDMMIDEGLIEEVRALYQSGLKDCQSVQAIGYKELYAYFQGNCSLDEAIQQLKQNSRRYAKRQFTWFRNKMAVTWFDMTPPCHFSDKKEEIFAYIAGKLGLKAKL; this comes from the coding sequence ATGAATAAAGCGAAGCAGCCAGTAATCGTATTAGTAGGGCCGACGGCTGTCGGCAAAACCAAATTGAGCATTGATATAGCCAAAGCATTTAATGGAGAAATTATCAGCGGGGATTCTATGCAGATTTATAAAGGGATGGATATCGGAACAGCTAAAATCACTCCCAGAGAAATGAATGGCATCCCGCACCATTTAATTGATATTAAACAACCGGATGAATCTTTTTCGGCAGCTGAATTTCAGCAGCTGGTCCGTTCGAAAATCAAAGAGATTGCCGCTAGAGGGAAAACGCCAATGATTGTCGGCGGAACAGGTCTCTATATTCAATCTGTTTTATATGATTACACATTTACGGATGAGAAAAGTGACCCTGCTTTTAGAGAAGAAATGGCGCTCTTTGAACAGCAGCACGGCACGCTTTTGCTGCATGAAAAGCTAAAGGCAGTAGATCCTGATGCTGCAAACGCTATTCATCCGAATAACGTCCGCCGCGTGATCCGGGCGCTGGAAGTGATCCATACAACAGGTCAGAAAATGTCGGAGATGCAAAACGGGCATCAAGAAGTTCCTCTTTATGATACAGCCTTCATTGGGCTAAAAATGGATCGAGAGCTTTTGTACGAGCGCATTCATCAAAGAATTGATATGATGATAGATGAAGGCTTAATTGAAGAAGTGAGAGCACTTTATCAATCTGGCTTGAAGGATTGTCAGTCTGTTCAAGCAATTGGTTATAAAGAGTTGTATGCCTATTTTCAAGGTAACTGCTCACTTGATGAAGCCATCCAGCAATTGAAGCAAAATTCCCGTAGATATGCGAAGCGTCAGTTCACGTGGTTCCGTAATAAAATGGCTGTCACTTGGTTTGATATGACACCGCCTTGCCACTTTTCAGACAAAAAAGAGGAAATTTTCGCATATATAGCAGGAAAGCTCGGACTTAAAGCGAAACTGTAG
- the hfq gene encoding RNA chaperone Hfq, giving the protein MKPINIQEQFLNQIRKDNTFVTVFLLNGFQLRGQVKGFDNFTVLLETEGKQQLIYKHAISTFAPQKNVNLEIE; this is encoded by the coding sequence ATGAAACCGATTAATATTCAGGAACAGTTTTTGAATCAGATCCGCAAAGACAATACATTTGTCACAGTATTCTTACTGAATGGCTTTCAGCTTCGCGGTCAAGTGAAAGGGTTTGACAATTTCACGGTGCTGCTTGAAACAGAAGGGAAGCAGCAGCTTATTTATAAACACGCCATTTCTACATTTGCACCTCAAAAGAATGTAAATCTAGAAATAGAATAG
- the nrdI gene encoding class Ib ribonucleoside-diphosphate reductase assembly flavoprotein NrdI: MIQIVFDSKTGNVQRFLDKTPFTDKRKLTGEEFLDTPFILVTFTTGFGQVPSTTQSFLEKNAHLLLGVAVSGNKVWGDNFAKSADTISKQYQVPILHTFELSGTKRDVELFTQEVERIVTKSGSKVDTIK; this comes from the coding sequence TTGATTCAAATCGTATTTGATTCAAAAACAGGAAATGTTCAACGCTTTTTGGACAAGACCCCTTTTACAGACAAACGAAAATTGACTGGAGAAGAGTTTTTGGATACGCCGTTTATTCTCGTCACCTTTACGACAGGGTTTGGACAAGTCCCTAGTACCACTCAGTCCTTTTTAGAAAAAAATGCTCACCTTTTACTGGGTGTTGCGGTGAGTGGCAACAAAGTGTGGGGAGATAATTTTGCAAAAAGCGCCGATACGATTTCTAAACAATATCAAGTTCCTATTTTGCACACCTTTGAACTAAGCGGAACAAAAAGGGATGTTGAATTGTTTACACAGGAGGTAGAAAGAATTGTCACAAAATCAGGTTCCAAAGTGGATACAATTAAATAA
- the nrdE gene encoding class 1b ribonucleoside-diphosphate reductase subunit alpha, whose protein sequence is MSQNQVPKWIQLNNEIMIQKEGKFQFDKDKEAVHSYFVDYINQNTVFFHNLEEKIDYLIENDYYEEEFLRQYSMADIKEVFEAAYAKKFRFPSFMSAFKFYNDYALKTNDKKKILERYEDRISVVALFFAAGDKEKALEFVELMINQEYQPSTPTFLNAGRKRRGELVSCFLLEVNDSLNDISRAIDISMQLSKLGGGVSLNLSKLRAKGEAIKDVENATKGVVGVMKLLDNAFRYADQMGQRQGSGSAYLNIFHRDINDFLDTKKISADEDVRVKTLSIGVVIPDKFIELAREDKTAYTFYPHTVYKEYGQHLDEMDMEEMYDELVENPKVKKEKVNPRKLLEKLAVLRSESGYPYIMFQDNVNREHALNHISRVKFSNLCSEVLQASEVSSYTDYDQEDEIGLDISCNLGSLNIMNVMKNKSIEKTVKLATDSLTLVSETTDIRNAPAVRKANKAMKSIGLGAMNLHGYLAQNQIAYESEEARDFANTFFMMVNYYSIKRSSELAKEKGETFHRYEGSGYATGEYFNKYVENDFTPKTEKVAALFEGMHIPTKEDWAALKEFVAENGMYHSYRLCIAPTGSISYVQSATASVMPIMERIEERTYGNSKTYYPMPGLSAQNWFFYKEAYDMDMFKVVDMIATIQQHVDQGISFTLFLKDTMTTRDLNRIDLYAHHKGIKTLYYARTKDTGQEGCLSCVV, encoded by the coding sequence TTGTCACAAAATCAGGTTCCAAAGTGGATACAATTAAATAACGAAATTATGATTCAAAAAGAAGGAAAGTTTCAGTTCGATAAGGACAAAGAAGCTGTACATAGTTATTTCGTAGATTACATTAATCAAAACACAGTCTTTTTTCACAATCTAGAAGAGAAGATTGATTACTTAATAGAAAACGACTACTATGAGGAAGAATTTTTAAGACAATACAGCATGGCAGATATTAAAGAAGTCTTTGAAGCTGCATATGCCAAAAAATTTAGATTCCCATCATTTATGAGTGCATTTAAGTTTTACAATGACTATGCACTAAAAACAAATGATAAAAAGAAAATCCTTGAACGCTATGAAGACCGCATTTCAGTTGTAGCCCTTTTCTTTGCGGCTGGAGATAAAGAAAAAGCACTTGAGTTTGTAGAACTAATGATCAATCAAGAGTATCAGCCAAGTACACCAACCTTTTTAAACGCTGGACGTAAAAGACGCGGTGAGCTTGTGAGCTGCTTCTTGCTTGAAGTGAATGACTCACTAAACGATATTTCAAGAGCGATTGATATTTCAATGCAGCTGTCAAAACTAGGCGGCGGCGTCAGTTTGAACCTGTCAAAACTTCGTGCAAAAGGCGAAGCAATCAAAGATGTAGAAAACGCGACAAAAGGTGTCGTCGGCGTGATGAAGCTTCTTGATAATGCATTCAGATATGCAGATCAAATGGGGCAGAGACAAGGATCAGGCAGTGCCTACCTGAATATTTTCCACAGAGATATCAATGATTTCTTAGATACGAAAAAAATCTCTGCTGATGAAGATGTCCGCGTGAAAACTCTGTCTATTGGAGTCGTCATCCCGGATAAATTTATCGAGCTTGCCAGAGAAGATAAAACAGCGTACACCTTCTATCCGCACACAGTCTATAAAGAATATGGACAGCATCTTGATGAGATGGACATGGAAGAAATGTATGACGAGCTTGTAGAAAACCCGAAAGTTAAAAAAGAAAAAGTCAATCCGAGAAAGCTTCTTGAAAAATTGGCTGTTCTACGCTCAGAATCAGGCTATCCGTATATCATGTTCCAAGATAATGTAAACAGAGAGCATGCCTTGAATCATATTTCACGAGTGAAATTCTCAAACCTTTGCTCAGAAGTGCTTCAGGCTTCAGAGGTTTCTTCTTACACGGACTATGATCAAGAAGATGAAATCGGGCTTGATATTTCTTGTAACCTTGGTTCATTAAATATCATGAATGTCATGAAAAACAAATCGATCGAAAAAACGGTCAAGCTTGCAACAGACTCACTAACGCTTGTGTCTGAAACAACAGACATTCGCAATGCACCGGCTGTTCGAAAAGCGAACAAAGCGATGAAGTCAATCGGGCTTGGCGCGATGAACCTTCACGGGTATTTAGCTCAAAACCAAATTGCCTATGAAAGTGAAGAAGCAAGAGATTTCGCAAATACGTTCTTTATGATGGTGAACTATTATTCAATTAAACGCTCAAGTGAGCTTGCAAAAGAAAAAGGAGAAACATTCCATCGTTATGAAGGCTCTGGCTATGCAACTGGTGAGTACTTCAATAAATACGTGGAGAATGATTTCACACCAAAAACAGAAAAAGTAGCAGCACTATTTGAAGGCATGCACATTCCAACAAAAGAAGACTGGGCAGCACTCAAAGAATTTGTAGCGGAAAATGGCATGTATCACAGCTATCGCTTATGTATTGCACCAACAGGCTCCATTTCTTATGTTCAATCGGCAACAGCCTCTGTGATGCCAATTATGGAACGTATCGAAGAAAGAACATACGGCAACAGCAAAACCTATTACCCAATGCCGGGCCTTTCAGCGCAAAACTGGTTCTTCTATAAAGAAGCGTACGATATGGACATGTTTAAAGTGGTCGATATGATCGCAACAATTCAGCAGCATGTCGATCAAGGAATCAGCTTTACATTATTCCTGAAAGATACGATGACAACGCGTGATTTAAACCGCATCGATCTTTATGCACACCATAAAGGCATTAAGACACTTTATTATGCAAGAACGAAGGATACAGGGCAGGAAGGCTGTCTTTCTTGTGTTGTTTGA
- the nrdF gene encoding class 1b ribonucleoside-diphosphate reductase subunit beta codes for MTKIYDAANWSKHEDDFTQMFYNQNVKQFWLPEEISLNGDLLTWKYLGEKEQDTYMKVLAGLTLLDTEQGNTGMPIVAEHVDGHQRKAVLNFMAMMENAVHAKSYSNIFMTLAPTETISEVFEWVKKNKFLQKKADMIVSLYRSIQKDDPISLFKAMVASVYLESFLFYSGFYYPLYFYGQGKLMQSGEIINLILRDEAIHGVYVGLLAQEIYNKQTPEVQKELYDFSIDLLNELYENELHYTEDIYDQVNLSHDVKKFIRYNANKALMNLGFSPYFEEEEINPIVLNGLNTKTKSHDFFSMKGNGYKKATVEPLKDDDFFFGDES; via the coding sequence GTGACAAAAATTTATGATGCAGCCAACTGGTCAAAACACGAAGACGATTTTACACAAATGTTTTACAACCAAAATGTGAAGCAGTTCTGGCTTCCAGAAGAGATTTCCTTAAACGGAGATCTCTTGACATGGAAATATTTAGGTGAAAAAGAGCAAGATACATACATGAAGGTACTTGCTGGACTGACTTTACTTGATACAGAACAAGGAAATACAGGGATGCCGATTGTTGCTGAACATGTGGACGGCCATCAGCGTAAAGCTGTACTAAACTTTATGGCAATGATGGAAAATGCAGTGCATGCGAAATCATACTCAAATATCTTCATGACACTCGCACCAACTGAAACGATCAGTGAAGTATTTGAATGGGTCAAGAAGAATAAATTCCTGCAAAAGAAAGCAGATATGATTGTCAGTTTATACCGTTCGATTCAAAAGGACGATCCTATTTCTCTCTTTAAAGCAATGGTTGCTTCTGTGTATTTAGAAAGTTTCCTATTTTATAGTGGTTTTTACTACCCGCTTTATTTCTATGGACAAGGAAAGCTCATGCAAAGCGGTGAAATCATCAACTTAATTTTGCGTGATGAAGCGATTCATGGTGTGTACGTTGGATTATTAGCACAAGAAATTTACAACAAACAAACACCTGAAGTGCAAAAAGAGCTGTATGATTTCTCTATTGACCTCTTGAACGAACTTTATGAAAATGAACTTCATTACACAGAAGATATTTATGACCAAGTCAATTTATCGCATGATGTGAAAAAGTTCATTCGTTACAATGCCAATAAAGCGTTAATGAACCTTGGATTTTCCCCTTATTTTGAAGAAGAAGAGATCAACCCTATTGTATTGAACGGGCTCAATACAAAAACAAAATCGCATGACTTCTTCTCAATGAAAGGGAACGGCTACAAAAAAGCAACAGTTGAGCCGTTAAAAGATGACGACTTCTTCTTTGGAGATGAATCGTAA
- a CDS encoding N-acetylmuramoyl-L-alanine amidase has protein sequence MVKIFIDPGHGGTDSGASANGLLEKNLTLQIAILLRDILMSEYDEVSVRLSRSTDQSVSLSKRTNAANSWGADYFVSIHINAGGGTGFESYVYPGVSAPTTTYRNALHDEIVRSVDFANRGKKTANFHVLRETSMPAILTENGFIDTAADANKLRNATFLQGIARAHATGLEKAFQLKKKPGNLYKVQAGAFKVKANADELAATLKFKGFDAFVVLNGGMFRVQAGAFQTKQNADDLVARLKQAGHDAFVFQ, from the coding sequence ATGGTGAAAATTTTTATTGATCCTGGCCATGGAGGAACAGATTCTGGAGCTAGTGCTAATGGACTTTTGGAGAAAAATTTAACACTTCAAATCGCGATTTTACTGAGAGACATCTTGATGAGTGAATATGATGAGGTTTCCGTCCGCTTAAGTCGTTCAACTGACCAATCCGTCTCTTTGTCCAAGCGTACGAATGCGGCAAACAGCTGGGGAGCTGACTATTTCGTGTCTATTCATATTAATGCTGGCGGAGGTACAGGGTTTGAAAGCTATGTGTATCCTGGCGTTTCAGCACCGACCACCACGTATCGCAATGCCCTTCATGATGAGATTGTCCGCTCGGTTGATTTTGCCAACCGCGGCAAGAAAACGGCGAACTTTCACGTTCTTCGAGAAACTTCTATGCCCGCTATTTTAACAGAGAATGGTTTCATTGATACGGCAGCTGATGCTAATAAGCTCCGCAACGCAACCTTTCTTCAAGGCATTGCTCGCGCTCATGCGACTGGTTTAGAAAAAGCGTTTCAATTGAAAAAAAAACCAGGTAATCTTTATAAAGTGCAGGCAGGAGCTTTCAAAGTGAAAGCCAATGCGGATGAATTAGCAGCCACACTTAAATTCAAAGGCTTTGATGCGTTTGTTGTATTAAACGGCGGCATGTTCCGAGTACAGGCTGGCGCTTTCCAAACAAAGCAAAATGCAGATGACCTCGTCGCAAGATTGAAACAGGCTGGTCACGACGCATTCGTTTTCCAATAA
- the spoVK gene encoding stage V sporulation protein K produces the protein MERAVTYKNNGQINIILNGQKQVLVDADSEAEYLEALQKNEAKHSILREIEREMNSLVGMDEMKRNIKEIYAWIFVNQKRQEQGLKVGKQALHMMFKGNPGTGKTTVARLVGKLFFEMNVLSKGHLIEAERGDLVGEYIGHTAQKTRDLIKKSLGGILFIDEAYSLARGGEKDFGKEAIDTLVKHMEDKQHEFILILAGYSKEMDHFLSLNPGLQSRFPINISFPDYTVDQLMDIAKRMMADREYVFTQEAEWKLRDYLMHIKSTTSPAKFSNGRFVRNTIEKAIRTQAMRLLLVDHYDKKDLLTIKSHDLQMKEDTPS, from the coding sequence TTGGAGCGAGCTGTCACATATAAAAACAACGGCCAAATCAATATTATACTTAACGGCCAAAAGCAAGTATTGGTTGATGCAGACTCAGAGGCAGAATACCTAGAAGCCTTACAGAAAAATGAGGCAAAACACAGCATCTTACGGGAAATAGAGCGTGAAATGAACAGCCTTGTCGGTATGGATGAAATGAAACGAAACATAAAAGAGATTTATGCTTGGATTTTTGTTAATCAAAAAAGGCAGGAACAAGGGTTAAAGGTAGGGAAACAAGCACTTCACATGATGTTCAAAGGGAATCCCGGCACAGGGAAAACCACAGTTGCAAGACTTGTCGGGAAGCTTTTCTTTGAAATGAATGTGCTCTCAAAGGGTCACTTAATCGAAGCGGAACGCGGTGATCTTGTTGGAGAGTACATTGGTCATACAGCGCAAAAAACAAGGGATTTAATTAAAAAATCACTTGGCGGTATTTTGTTCATTGACGAAGCCTATTCTCTTGCACGCGGAGGAGAAAAGGATTTTGGAAAAGAGGCGATTGATACCCTTGTGAAACATATGGAGGACAAACAGCACGAATTCATTCTCATTCTAGCTGGCTACTCAAAGGAAATGGATCATTTTCTTTCTTTAAACCCCGGCCTGCAATCAAGATTTCCAATCAATATCAGCTTTCCTGATTATACAGTCGATCAACTCATGGATATTGCCAAACGAATGATGGCAGACAGGGAATATGTATTTACACAAGAAGCTGAATGGAAGCTGAGGGATTATTTAATGCACATTAAAAGTACCACGAGCCCGGCAAAATTCAGCAACGGCCGGTTTGTGCGAAACACCATTGAAAAAGCCATACGAACACAGGCGATGAGACTGCTTCTTGTGGATCATTATGATAAAAAAGATCTGCTGACTATTAAAAGTCACGATCTTCAAATGAAAGAGGATACGCCTTCTTAA
- the hflX gene encoding GTPase HflX, with product MNEHEMTEKAILVGCQLPHVTDERFQYSMEELASLTKTAGGEAVSVMTQKRNRQDSATYIGKGKVEELEVLCEEFECDVIIFNDELSPSQLKALATALDVKIIDRTQLILDIFAKRARTREGKLQIELAQLQYALPRLSGQGISLSRQGGGIGARGPGETKLETDRRHIRNRIHEINGQLSAVKEHRTRYRERRKKNGVFQIAIVGYTNAGKSTLFNQLTEADSHEEDLLFATLDPMTRKMTLESGYSVLISDTVGFIQDLPTTLIAAFRSTLEEVKEADYLLHVIDSSNEDYEGHERTVHELLEELEADRIPMLTVYNKKDQIRPDFIPSSKHRHILISARCKEDIKMLKADIMAELKKAFLKPYHVMIPAYEGKLIFALKSETLVESLEFQKEAELYDITGFSGEEQTILGQIKKYMMERN from the coding sequence TTGAATGAACATGAAATGACTGAAAAAGCGATTCTTGTCGGCTGCCAATTGCCGCATGTAACGGATGAACGCTTTCAATACTCAATGGAAGAATTAGCTTCCTTAACCAAAACGGCTGGCGGTGAAGCTGTCAGCGTGATGACGCAGAAGAGAAATAGACAAGACAGCGCAACGTATATCGGTAAAGGGAAAGTAGAAGAGCTTGAAGTGCTTTGCGAGGAATTTGAATGTGATGTCATTATATTTAACGACGAGCTTTCGCCAAGCCAGCTAAAAGCTTTGGCGACTGCTTTAGATGTGAAAATCATTGATCGTACGCAATTGATTTTAGATATCTTTGCAAAAAGAGCCCGTACAAGAGAGGGGAAGCTGCAAATAGAGCTTGCCCAGCTTCAGTATGCCCTGCCGCGACTAAGTGGACAAGGGATCAGCCTCTCAAGACAAGGGGGCGGAATTGGCGCAAGAGGTCCAGGAGAAACAAAACTAGAAACAGACAGACGCCATATTCGAAACCGCATTCACGAAATTAACGGGCAGTTATCTGCAGTCAAAGAGCACCGTACAAGATACCGGGAACGCCGAAAGAAAAATGGTGTGTTCCAAATTGCCATTGTCGGATATACGAATGCCGGAAAATCAACTTTGTTTAACCAATTAACAGAAGCGGATAGTCATGAAGAGGATCTGTTGTTTGCGACACTTGATCCAATGACACGTAAGATGACATTAGAATCTGGCTACAGTGTGCTCATTTCAGATACAGTTGGCTTTATCCAAGACCTTCCGACAACACTGATCGCTGCATTTCGTTCCACCCTTGAAGAAGTGAAAGAAGCCGATTATTTGCTTCATGTTATCGACTCTTCTAATGAGGATTATGAAGGGCACGAACGAACGGTTCATGAGCTTTTAGAAGAATTAGAGGCGGACCGTATTCCGATGCTGACTGTTTATAACAAGAAAGATCAAATAAGACCAGATTTCATTCCATCTTCAAAGCATCGCCACATATTAATCAGTGCTAGATGCAAAGAAGATATAAAAATGTTAAAAGCAGATATAATGGCTGAGCTGAAAAAAGCCTTTTTAAAGCCATATCATGTGATGATTCCAGCGTATGAAGGAAAGCTCATCTTCGCATTAAAATCAGAAACGCTTGTGGAATCACTAGAATTTCAAAAGGAAGCAGAACTTTATGACATTACCGGATTTAGTGGTGAGGAGCAGACCATTTTAGGTCAAATCAAGAAGTATATGATGGAAAGGAATTAA